A window from Bos indicus isolate NIAB-ARS_2022 breed Sahiwal x Tharparkar chromosome 1, NIAB-ARS_B.indTharparkar_mat_pri_1.0, whole genome shotgun sequence encodes these proteins:
- the FTCD gene encoding formimidoyltransferase-cyclodeaminase isoform X2: protein MSRLVECVPNFSEGNNQEVIDAIARAVAQTPGCTLLDVDAGPSTNRTVYTFVGCPEDVVEGALNAARTAHRLIDMSRHRGEHPRMGALDVCPFIPVRGVTMDECVLCAQAFGQRLAEELGVPVYLYGEAARMTSRQSLPAIRAGEYEALPEKLKQAEWAPDFGPSSFIPSWGATATGARKFLLAFNINLLSTKEQAHRIALNLREQGRGKDQPGRLSKVQGIGWYLDEKNLAQVSMNLLDFEVTGLHTVYEETCREAQELSLPVVGSQLVGLVPLKALLDAATFYCEQENLFLLEEEQRLRLVVNRLGLDSLSPFNPKERIIEYLVPQDGPEQSLVDQPLRAFIRAVGARSAAPGGGSVAAASAAMGAALASMAGLMTYGRRQFEHLDVTMRRLIPPFRAAVAELTAMVDADARAFEAYLKATKLPKNTPEDKDRRAAALQEGLRQAVAVPLALAETVASLWPALRELALCVNLACRSDLQVAAKALETGVFGAYFNVLINLKDVTDDAFKDQVRRRISSLLQDAQTQAALVLDGLEARQE, encoded by the exons ATGTCCCGGCTGGTGGAATGTGTCCCCAACTTCTCAGAGGGGAACAATCAGGAG GTGATTGATGCCATCGCTCGAGCAGTGGCCCAGACCCCGGGCTGCACGCTGCTGGACGTGGACGCTGGCCCCTCCACCAACCGCACTGTCTACACCTTCGTGGGGTGCCCTGAGGACGTAGTGGAGGGGGCCCTGAATGCTGCCCGCACTGCCCACCGGCTCATCGACATGAGCCGGCACAGAG GGGAGCACCCCCGGATGGGTGCCCTGGACGTGTGCCCCTTCATCCCAGTGAGGGGCGTCACCATGGAcgagtgtgtgctgtgtgcccaGGCCTTTGGCCAGCGGCTGGCAGAGGAGCTGGGTGTGCCAG TGTACCTCTATGGTGAGGCGGCACGGATGACCAGCCGCCAGTCCCTGCCAGCCATCCGGGCCGGGGAGTACGAGGCCCTCCCTGAGAAG CTCAAGCAGGCCGAGTGGGCACCCGACTTCGGGCCCAGCTCCTTCATTCCCAGCTGGGGGGCCACCGCCACAGGGGCACGGAAGTTCCTCCTGGCATTCAACATCAACCTGCTCAGCACCAAGGAGCAGGCGCACCGCATCGCCCTCAATCTCCGTGAGCAGGGTCGTGGGAAGGACCAG CCAGGACGCCTGAGCAAGGTGCAGGGCATCGGCTGGTACCTGGATGAGAAGAACCTGGCTCAGGTGTCCATGAACCTCCTGGACTTTGAAGTCACAGGGCTGCACACCGTCTATGAGGAGACCTGCAGAGAAGCCCAG GAGCTGAGCCTCCCAGTGGTGGGCTCGCAGCTGGTGGGCCTGGTGCCTCTGAAAGCCCTGCTGGATGCGGCCACCTTCTACTGCGAGCAGGAGAATCTgttcctcctggaggaggagcagcggctcaggctg GTGGTGAACCGGCTGGGCCTGGACTCCCTGTCCCCCTTCAACCCCAAGGAGCGGATCATCGA GTACCTGGTCCCCCAGGACGGGCCCGAGCAAAGCCTGGTGGACCAGCCCCTGCGCGCTTTCATCCGGGCCGTGGGTGCCCGCTCGGCAGCCCCGGGGGGCGGCTCTGTGGCCGCAGCCAGTGCAGCCATG GGCGCCGCCCTGGCCTCCATGGCCGGCCTGATGACCTATGGGCGGCGCCAGTTCGAGCACCTGGACGTGACCATGCGCCGCCTGATCCCGCCCTTCCGCGCCGCCGTGGCTGAGCTGACTGCGATGGTGGACGCCGACGCCCGGGCCTTTGAGGCCTACCTG AAAGCGACAAAACTGCCCAAGAACACACCTGAGGACAAGGACAG ACGTGCGGCCGCCCTGCAGGAGGGGCTGAGGCAGGCGGTGGCTGTGCCCTTGGCGCTGGCAGAAACGGTGGCCTCACTGTGGCCGGCACTGCGAGAGCTGGCCCTGTGTGTGAACCTGGCCTGCAGGTCAGACCTGCAG GTGGCAGCCAAGGCCCTGGAGACAGGTGTGTTTGGTGCATATTTCAACGTGCTCATCAACCTGAAGGATGTCACTGATGACGCGTTTAAGGACCAG GTCCGCCGGCGCATCTCCAGCCTCCTGCAAGACGCCCAGACACAGGCAGCCCTGGTGCTGGACGGGCTGGAGGCCCGGCAGGAGTGA
- the FTCD gene encoding formimidoyltransferase-cyclodeaminase isoform X1, with product MSRLVECVPNFSEGNNQEVIDAIARAVAQTPGCTLLDVDAGPSTNRTVYTFVGCPEDVVEGALNAARTAHRLIDMSRHRGEHPRMGALDVCPFIPVRGVTMDECVLCAQAFGQRLAEELGVPVYLYGEAARMTSRQSLPAIRAGEYEALPEKLKQAEWAPDFGPSSFIPSWGATATGARKFLLAFNINLLSTKEQAHRIALNLREQGRGKDQPGRLSKVQGIGWYLDEKNLAQVSMNLLDFEVTGLHTVYEETCREAQELSLPVVGSQLVGLVPLKALLDAATFYCEQENLFLLEEEQRLRLSPQSCLTLFDPIDGSPIDSAAPGILQVVNRLGLDSLSPFNPKERIIEYLVPQDGPEQSLVDQPLRAFIRAVGARSAAPGGGSVAAASAAMGAALASMAGLMTYGRRQFEHLDVTMRRLIPPFRAAVAELTAMVDADARAFEAYLKATKLPKNTPEDKDRRAAALQEGLRQAVAVPLALAETVASLWPALRELALCVNLACRSDLQVAAKALETGVFGAYFNVLINLKDVTDDAFKDQVRRRISSLLQDAQTQAALVLDGLEARQE from the exons ATGTCCCGGCTGGTGGAATGTGTCCCCAACTTCTCAGAGGGGAACAATCAGGAG GTGATTGATGCCATCGCTCGAGCAGTGGCCCAGACCCCGGGCTGCACGCTGCTGGACGTGGACGCTGGCCCCTCCACCAACCGCACTGTCTACACCTTCGTGGGGTGCCCTGAGGACGTAGTGGAGGGGGCCCTGAATGCTGCCCGCACTGCCCACCGGCTCATCGACATGAGCCGGCACAGAG GGGAGCACCCCCGGATGGGTGCCCTGGACGTGTGCCCCTTCATCCCAGTGAGGGGCGTCACCATGGAcgagtgtgtgctgtgtgcccaGGCCTTTGGCCAGCGGCTGGCAGAGGAGCTGGGTGTGCCAG TGTACCTCTATGGTGAGGCGGCACGGATGACCAGCCGCCAGTCCCTGCCAGCCATCCGGGCCGGGGAGTACGAGGCCCTCCCTGAGAAG CTCAAGCAGGCCGAGTGGGCACCCGACTTCGGGCCCAGCTCCTTCATTCCCAGCTGGGGGGCCACCGCCACAGGGGCACGGAAGTTCCTCCTGGCATTCAACATCAACCTGCTCAGCACCAAGGAGCAGGCGCACCGCATCGCCCTCAATCTCCGTGAGCAGGGTCGTGGGAAGGACCAG CCAGGACGCCTGAGCAAGGTGCAGGGCATCGGCTGGTACCTGGATGAGAAGAACCTGGCTCAGGTGTCCATGAACCTCCTGGACTTTGAAGTCACAGGGCTGCACACCGTCTATGAGGAGACCTGCAGAGAAGCCCAG GAGCTGAGCCTCCCAGTGGTGGGCTCGCAGCTGGTGGGCCTGGTGCCTCTGAAAGCCCTGCTGGATGCGGCCACCTTCTACTGCGAGCAGGAGAATCTgttcctcctggaggaggagcagcggctcaggctg tcgcctcagtcgtgtctgactctgttcgaccccatagacggcagcccaatagACTCCGctgctcctgggattctccag GTGGTGAACCGGCTGGGCCTGGACTCCCTGTCCCCCTTCAACCCCAAGGAGCGGATCATCGA GTACCTGGTCCCCCAGGACGGGCCCGAGCAAAGCCTGGTGGACCAGCCCCTGCGCGCTTTCATCCGGGCCGTGGGTGCCCGCTCGGCAGCCCCGGGGGGCGGCTCTGTGGCCGCAGCCAGTGCAGCCATG GGCGCCGCCCTGGCCTCCATGGCCGGCCTGATGACCTATGGGCGGCGCCAGTTCGAGCACCTGGACGTGACCATGCGCCGCCTGATCCCGCCCTTCCGCGCCGCCGTGGCTGAGCTGACTGCGATGGTGGACGCCGACGCCCGGGCCTTTGAGGCCTACCTG AAAGCGACAAAACTGCCCAAGAACACACCTGAGGACAAGGACAG ACGTGCGGCCGCCCTGCAGGAGGGGCTGAGGCAGGCGGTGGCTGTGCCCTTGGCGCTGGCAGAAACGGTGGCCTCACTGTGGCCGGCACTGCGAGAGCTGGCCCTGTGTGTGAACCTGGCCTGCAGGTCAGACCTGCAG GTGGCAGCCAAGGCCCTGGAGACAGGTGTGTTTGGTGCATATTTCAACGTGCTCATCAACCTGAAGGATGTCACTGATGACGCGTTTAAGGACCAG GTCCGCCGGCGCATCTCCAGCCTCCTGCAAGACGCCCAGACACAGGCAGCCCTGGTGCTGGACGGGCTGGAGGCCCGGCAGGAGTGA
- the FTCD gene encoding formimidoyltransferase-cyclodeaminase isoform X3, with protein sequence MSRLVECVPNFSEGNNQEVIDAIARAVAQTPGCTLLDVDAGPSTNRTVYTFVGCPEDVVEGALNAARTAHRLIDMSRHRGEHPRMGALDVCPFIPVRGVTMDECVLCAQAFGQRLAEELGVPVYLYGEAARMTSRQSLPAIRAGEYEALPEKLKQAEWAPDFGPSSFIPSWGATATGARKFLLAFNINLLSTKEQAHRIALNLREQGRGKDQPGRLSKVQGIGWYLDEKNLAQVSMNLLDFEVTGLHTVYEETCREAQELSLPVVGSQLVGLVPLKALLDAATFYCEQENLFLLEEEQRLRLSPQSCLTLFDPIDGSPIDSAAPGILQVVNRLGLDSLSPFNPKERIIEYLVPQDGPEQSLVDQPLRAFIRAVGARSAAPGGGSVAAASAAMGAALASMAGLMTYGRRQFEHLDVTMRRLIPPFRAAVAELTAMVDADARAFEAYLVCVQAGRLHWPYGAGPEGQWESDKTAQEHT encoded by the exons ATGTCCCGGCTGGTGGAATGTGTCCCCAACTTCTCAGAGGGGAACAATCAGGAG GTGATTGATGCCATCGCTCGAGCAGTGGCCCAGACCCCGGGCTGCACGCTGCTGGACGTGGACGCTGGCCCCTCCACCAACCGCACTGTCTACACCTTCGTGGGGTGCCCTGAGGACGTAGTGGAGGGGGCCCTGAATGCTGCCCGCACTGCCCACCGGCTCATCGACATGAGCCGGCACAGAG GGGAGCACCCCCGGATGGGTGCCCTGGACGTGTGCCCCTTCATCCCAGTGAGGGGCGTCACCATGGAcgagtgtgtgctgtgtgcccaGGCCTTTGGCCAGCGGCTGGCAGAGGAGCTGGGTGTGCCAG TGTACCTCTATGGTGAGGCGGCACGGATGACCAGCCGCCAGTCCCTGCCAGCCATCCGGGCCGGGGAGTACGAGGCCCTCCCTGAGAAG CTCAAGCAGGCCGAGTGGGCACCCGACTTCGGGCCCAGCTCCTTCATTCCCAGCTGGGGGGCCACCGCCACAGGGGCACGGAAGTTCCTCCTGGCATTCAACATCAACCTGCTCAGCACCAAGGAGCAGGCGCACCGCATCGCCCTCAATCTCCGTGAGCAGGGTCGTGGGAAGGACCAG CCAGGACGCCTGAGCAAGGTGCAGGGCATCGGCTGGTACCTGGATGAGAAGAACCTGGCTCAGGTGTCCATGAACCTCCTGGACTTTGAAGTCACAGGGCTGCACACCGTCTATGAGGAGACCTGCAGAGAAGCCCAG GAGCTGAGCCTCCCAGTGGTGGGCTCGCAGCTGGTGGGCCTGGTGCCTCTGAAAGCCCTGCTGGATGCGGCCACCTTCTACTGCGAGCAGGAGAATCTgttcctcctggaggaggagcagcggctcaggctg tcgcctcagtcgtgtctgactctgttcgaccccatagacggcagcccaatagACTCCGctgctcctgggattctccag GTGGTGAACCGGCTGGGCCTGGACTCCCTGTCCCCCTTCAACCCCAAGGAGCGGATCATCGA GTACCTGGTCCCCCAGGACGGGCCCGAGCAAAGCCTGGTGGACCAGCCCCTGCGCGCTTTCATCCGGGCCGTGGGTGCCCGCTCGGCAGCCCCGGGGGGCGGCTCTGTGGCCGCAGCCAGTGCAGCCATG GGCGCCGCCCTGGCCTCCATGGCCGGCCTGATGACCTATGGGCGGCGCCAGTTCGAGCACCTGGACGTGACCATGCGCCGCCTGATCCCGCCCTTCCGCGCCGCCGTGGCTGAGCTGACTGCGATGGTGGACGCCGACGCCCGGGCCTTTGAGGCCTACCTGGTGTGTGTGCAGGCGGGCCGTCTCCACTGGCCCTACGGAGCAGGACCTGAGGGACAGTGGG AAAGCGACAAAACTGCCCAAGAACACACCTGA